A stretch of the Papaver somniferum cultivar HN1 chromosome 6, ASM357369v1, whole genome shotgun sequence genome encodes the following:
- the LOC113289553 gene encoding probable E3 ubiquitin ligase SUD1 isoform X1, with product MEIDSKLQEDFRVNNNNGVTSSNNNYEDDEDEDVCRICRNPGDSENPLRYPCACSGSIKFVHQDCLLQWLNHSNARQCEVCKHPFSFSPVYAENAPTRLPFAEFVVGIATKGCHIVQFFMRLSFVLSVWLLIIPFITFWIWRLAFVRSFGESQGLFLSHISATAILTDCFHGFLLSASIVFIFLGATSLRDYFRHLRELGGPDAVREDEGDANGARAVRRPPAPANRIPAVDGIGDDAGGAQGIAGAGQLIRRNAENVAARLEMQAARLEAHVEQMFDGLDDADGAEDVPFDELVGMQGPVFHLVENAFTVLASNMIFLGVVIFLPFSIGRIIFYYISWFFSTAASPMFSMFSTAALSVVTNFSSETHKDGLLSQAVEVVAETLNATTTGLDLVSNSAGKLRVDASSRLSDATTLATGYMFIVSMVFFYLGIVALIRYVKGEALVVGRFYGITSIADAIPSLIRQFVTAMRHLMTMVKVAFLLVVELGVFPLMCGWWLDVCTVKMLGKTMTHRAEFFSFSPLASSLIHWIVGIIYMLQISVFVSLLRGVLRNGVLYFLRDPADPNYNPFRDLIDDPVHKHARRVLLSVAVYGSLIVLLVFLPVKLAMRLAPSVFPLDVSLSDPSTEIPADMLLFQICIPFAIKHFKLRATIKALLRQWFTAVGWALGLTDFLLPRTEVMGGQDNVNVERHDRLRDVQHGGIQQQGQAPAALVAENPNINIQTTGTNVEEYDGDETDSDRYSFILRIVLLLVLAWMTLLLLNSSVIVVPVSLGRALFNSIPLLPITHGIKCNDLYAFVIGSYAIWTVLAGARYFAEHVKAGRAQILFGQIWKWCGIVIKSSVLLSIWILVIPVLIGLLFELLVIVPMRVPVDESPVFLLYQDWALGLIFLKIWTRLVTLDQMAPLVDESWRVKFERVREDGFTRLRGLWVLQEIVTPIIMKLLTALCVPYVFARGIFPALGYPLMVNSAVYRFAWIGSLSVSILYFCAKRFHVWFTNLHNSIRDDRYLVGRRLHNFGEEKSMSKRNESEIISGSLEDSNLQDAGLIQHHEQDWDVGLRLRQVNN from the exons ATGGAGATAGATTCGAAATTACAAGAAGATTTTAGGGTGAACAATAATAACGGAGTTACATCTTCTAATAATaattatgaagatgatgaagatgaagatgtctGTAGGATTTGTAGAAATCCAGGTGATTCTGAAAATCCACTAAGATATCCATGTGCTTGTAGTGGAAGTATTAAATTTGTTCATCAAGATTGTCTTCTTCAGTGGCTTAATCACAGCAATGCTCGTCAGTGTGAG GTTTGCAAACATCCATTTTCTTTCTCCCCTGTTTATGCTGAAAATGCACCGACAAGGCTTCCTTTTGCGGAGTTTGTGGTTGGAATTGCGACGAAAGGATGTCATATTGTGCAGTTCTTCATGCGACTTTCTTTTGTACTGTCTGTCTGGCTCCTCATAATACCCTTCATCACATTCTGGATATGGCGTTTGGCCTTTGTGAGGAGTTTTGGTGAATCCCAGGGACTGTTTCTCAGTCATATTTCTGCTACGGCAATACTCACAGATTGTTTTCATGGGTTCCTGCTATCTGCTAGCATTGTTTTCATTTTTCTAGGGGCCACTTCCTTGAGGGATTATTTTAGACATTTACGAGAACTAGGAGGACCAGATGCTGTGAGAGAAGATGAAGGGGATGCAAATGGTGCCCGTGCTGTGAGAAGACCTCCTGCACCAGCTAATAGGATTCCTGCTGTTGATGGAATTGGTGATGATGCTGGGGGAGCGCAGGGTATTGCTGGTGCTGGTCAATTGATCAGACGAAATGCAGAGAATGTCGCTGCTAGGTTGGAAATGCAAGCAGCACGTCTCGAGGCACACGTTGAACAGATGTTTGATGGTCTGGATGATGCTGATGGTGCAGAAGATGTACCTTTTGACGAGCTTGTTGGCATGCAAGGGCCCGTTTTTCATTTGGTTGAAAATGCTTTCACT GTTCTAGCAAGCAATATGATATTCCTCGGTGTAGTAATCTTTCTCCCCTTTTCAATAGGCCGAATCATTTTCTACTATATTTCTTGGTTTTTCTCCACAGCTGCAAGTCCCATGTTTTCGATGTTCTCCACAGCTGCATTATCTGTTGTTACAAATTTTTCATCTGAAACACATAAAGATGGCCTGCTTTCTCAAGCTGTGGAAGTGGTTGCCGAAACCTTGAACGCAACTACTACTGGATTAGATCTAGTTTCAAATAGTGCTGGGAAACTACGAGTAGATGCTAGCTCACGGCTATCTGATGCCACTACTCTTGCTACAGGTTACATGTTTATTGTTTCTATGGTCTTTTTCTATCTTGGAATCGTTGCTTTGATACGCTATGTTAAGGGTGAGGCTCTGGTTGTGGGGAGATTTTATGGCATCACTTCAATAGCAGATGCAATTCCCTCCCTTATTAGACAGTTCGTGACAGCTATGAGGCACTTAATGACCATGGTCAAGGTTGCATTTCTTCTGGTAGTTGAGCTTGGGGTTTTTCCTTTGATGTGCGGGTGGTGGTTGGACGTTTGTACTGTTAAGATGCTTGGGAAGACTATGACTCATAGGGcggaatttttttctttctctcctttggCGAGCTCCTTGATACATTGGATTGTAGGAATTATATACATGCTACAAATCAGTGTGTTCGTGAGCCTTCTACGAGGG GTTTTGCGCAATGGAGTTCTTTATTTTCTTCGGGATCCAGCTGATCCAAACTACAACCCATTTCGTGATCTTATTGACGACCCTGTGCATAAGCACGCTCGTCGTGTTCTATTATCTGTCGCTGTTTATGGGAGTTTAATTGTGTTGCTGGTATTTTTACCAGTCAAACTGGCTATGAGATTGGCACCTTCAGTTTTCCCACTGGATGTTTC TTTGTCTGATCCATCTACCGAGATTCCTGCAGACATGCTTCTGTTCCAGATCTGTATTCCATTTGCAATCAAGCATTTCAAACTGCGGGCAACAATTAAAGCCCTTCTCCGTCAGTGGTTCACTGCAGTTGGCTGGGCTCTTGGCTTAACTGATTTCTTACTTCCCAGAACTGAGGTCATGGGTGGCCAGGACAATGTGAATGTGGAAAGGCACGATAGATTACGTGATGTACAACATGGTGGAATTCAGCAGCAAGGTCAGGCTCCAGCAGCGCTAGTTGCTGAAAATCCGAACATAAACATCCAAACCACTGGCACTAATGTGGAAGAGTATGACGGTGACGAGACTGATAGCGA CAGGTATAGTTTCATCCTTCGTATTGTGCTGCTGTTGGTGCTCGCATGGATGACCCTGCTGCTCTTGAATTCGTCCGTCATTGTTGTACCAGTTTCATTAGGACGGGCACTCTTCAATTCTATTCCGCTTCTCCCAATAACTCATGGAATTAAGTGCAATG ATCTGTATGCCTTTGTTATTGGAAGCTATGCTATCTGGACTGTTTTAGCTGGAGCAAGGTATTTTGCAGAGCATGTTAAAGCAGGAAGAGCCCAAATTTTGTTTGGCCAAATTTGGAAGTGGTGTGGAATTGTCATCAAGAGTTCTGTATTACTATCAATATGG ATCCTTGTTATTCCTGTGTTAATTGGTCTGCTATTTGAGCTTTTGGTCATAGTGCCAATGAGAGTGCCTGTGGATGAAAGCCCAGTTTTTCTGTTGTATCAGGACTGGGCATTGGGGCTCATCTTTCTTAAGATTTGGACTCGACTG GTTACACTGGATCAGATGGCGCCACTGGTGGACGAGAGCTGGCGGGTAAAATTTGAGAGGGTGAGAGAAGATGGTTTTACCAGGTTGCGCGGGCTTTGGGTGTTGCAAGAGATAGTGACGCCAATCATCATGAAGCTGCTAACTGCACTATGTGTTCCTTATGTGTTTGCCAGAGGGATCTTCCCTGCACTGGGGTACCCACTAATGGTAAATTCAGCCGTCTATAGGTTTGCGTGGATAGGGTCTCTTAGTGTTAGTATTCTGTACTTCTGCGCCAAAAGGTTCCATGTATGGTTCACCAACCTCCATAATTCCATACGTGATGACCGCTATTTGGTTGGTCGTCGGCTTCATAACTTTGGGGAAGAGAAGAGCATGTCAAAAAGAAATGAATCTGAGATAATCTCAGGGTCATTAGAAGATTCTAATCTGCAGGATGCTGGTTTGATTCAGCACCATGAGCAAGACTGGGATGTTGGTTTGAGGCTGAGGCAAGTTAATAATTAG
- the LOC113289553 gene encoding probable E3 ubiquitin ligase SUD1 isoform X2, with translation MEIDSKLQEDFRVNNNNGVTSSNNNYEDDEDEDVCRICRNPGDSENPLRYPCACSGSIKFVHQDCLLQWLNHSNARQCEVCKHPFSFSPVYAENAPTRLPFAEFVVGIATKGCHIVQFFMRLSFVLSVWLLIIPFITFWIWRLAFVRSFGESQGLFLSHISATAILTDCFHGFLLSASIVFIFLGATSLRDYFRHLRELGGPDAVREDEGDANGARAVRRPPAPANRIPAVDGIGDDAGGAQGIAGAGQLIRRNAENVAARLEMQAARLEAHVEQMFDGLDDADGAEDVPFDELVGMQGPVFHLVENAFTVLASNMIFLGVVIFLPFSIGRIIFYYISWFFSTAASPMFSMFSTAALSVVTNFSSETHKDGLLSQAVEVVAETLNATTTGLDLVSNSAGKLRVDASSRLSDATTLATGYMFIVSMVFFYLGIVALIRYVKGEALVVGRFYGITSIADAIPSLIRQFVTAMRHLMTMVKVAFLLVVELGVFPLMCGWWLDVCTVKMLGKTMTHRAEFFSFSPLASSLIHWIVGIIYMLQISVFVSLLRGVLRNGVLYFLRDPADPNYNPFRDLIDDPVHKHARRVLLSVAVYGSLIVLLVFLPVKLAMRLAPSVFPLDVSLSDPSTEIPADMLLFQICIPFAIKHFKLRATIKALLRQWFTAVGWALGLTDFLLPRTEVMGGQDNVNVERHDRLRDVQHGGIQQQGQAPAALVAENPNINIQTTGTNVEEYDGDETDSEYSFILRIVLLLVLAWMTLLLLNSSVIVVPVSLGRALFNSIPLLPITHGIKCNDLYAFVIGSYAIWTVLAGARYFAEHVKAGRAQILFGQIWKWCGIVIKSSVLLSIWILVIPVLIGLLFELLVIVPMRVPVDESPVFLLYQDWALGLIFLKIWTRLVTLDQMAPLVDESWRVKFERVREDGFTRLRGLWVLQEIVTPIIMKLLTALCVPYVFARGIFPALGYPLMVNSAVYRFAWIGSLSVSILYFCAKRFHVWFTNLHNSIRDDRYLVGRRLHNFGEEKSMSKRNESEIISGSLEDSNLQDAGLIQHHEQDWDVGLRLRQVNN, from the exons ATGGAGATAGATTCGAAATTACAAGAAGATTTTAGGGTGAACAATAATAACGGAGTTACATCTTCTAATAATaattatgaagatgatgaagatgaagatgtctGTAGGATTTGTAGAAATCCAGGTGATTCTGAAAATCCACTAAGATATCCATGTGCTTGTAGTGGAAGTATTAAATTTGTTCATCAAGATTGTCTTCTTCAGTGGCTTAATCACAGCAATGCTCGTCAGTGTGAG GTTTGCAAACATCCATTTTCTTTCTCCCCTGTTTATGCTGAAAATGCACCGACAAGGCTTCCTTTTGCGGAGTTTGTGGTTGGAATTGCGACGAAAGGATGTCATATTGTGCAGTTCTTCATGCGACTTTCTTTTGTACTGTCTGTCTGGCTCCTCATAATACCCTTCATCACATTCTGGATATGGCGTTTGGCCTTTGTGAGGAGTTTTGGTGAATCCCAGGGACTGTTTCTCAGTCATATTTCTGCTACGGCAATACTCACAGATTGTTTTCATGGGTTCCTGCTATCTGCTAGCATTGTTTTCATTTTTCTAGGGGCCACTTCCTTGAGGGATTATTTTAGACATTTACGAGAACTAGGAGGACCAGATGCTGTGAGAGAAGATGAAGGGGATGCAAATGGTGCCCGTGCTGTGAGAAGACCTCCTGCACCAGCTAATAGGATTCCTGCTGTTGATGGAATTGGTGATGATGCTGGGGGAGCGCAGGGTATTGCTGGTGCTGGTCAATTGATCAGACGAAATGCAGAGAATGTCGCTGCTAGGTTGGAAATGCAAGCAGCACGTCTCGAGGCACACGTTGAACAGATGTTTGATGGTCTGGATGATGCTGATGGTGCAGAAGATGTACCTTTTGACGAGCTTGTTGGCATGCAAGGGCCCGTTTTTCATTTGGTTGAAAATGCTTTCACT GTTCTAGCAAGCAATATGATATTCCTCGGTGTAGTAATCTTTCTCCCCTTTTCAATAGGCCGAATCATTTTCTACTATATTTCTTGGTTTTTCTCCACAGCTGCAAGTCCCATGTTTTCGATGTTCTCCACAGCTGCATTATCTGTTGTTACAAATTTTTCATCTGAAACACATAAAGATGGCCTGCTTTCTCAAGCTGTGGAAGTGGTTGCCGAAACCTTGAACGCAACTACTACTGGATTAGATCTAGTTTCAAATAGTGCTGGGAAACTACGAGTAGATGCTAGCTCACGGCTATCTGATGCCACTACTCTTGCTACAGGTTACATGTTTATTGTTTCTATGGTCTTTTTCTATCTTGGAATCGTTGCTTTGATACGCTATGTTAAGGGTGAGGCTCTGGTTGTGGGGAGATTTTATGGCATCACTTCAATAGCAGATGCAATTCCCTCCCTTATTAGACAGTTCGTGACAGCTATGAGGCACTTAATGACCATGGTCAAGGTTGCATTTCTTCTGGTAGTTGAGCTTGGGGTTTTTCCTTTGATGTGCGGGTGGTGGTTGGACGTTTGTACTGTTAAGATGCTTGGGAAGACTATGACTCATAGGGcggaatttttttctttctctcctttggCGAGCTCCTTGATACATTGGATTGTAGGAATTATATACATGCTACAAATCAGTGTGTTCGTGAGCCTTCTACGAGGG GTTTTGCGCAATGGAGTTCTTTATTTTCTTCGGGATCCAGCTGATCCAAACTACAACCCATTTCGTGATCTTATTGACGACCCTGTGCATAAGCACGCTCGTCGTGTTCTATTATCTGTCGCTGTTTATGGGAGTTTAATTGTGTTGCTGGTATTTTTACCAGTCAAACTGGCTATGAGATTGGCACCTTCAGTTTTCCCACTGGATGTTTC TTTGTCTGATCCATCTACCGAGATTCCTGCAGACATGCTTCTGTTCCAGATCTGTATTCCATTTGCAATCAAGCATTTCAAACTGCGGGCAACAATTAAAGCCCTTCTCCGTCAGTGGTTCACTGCAGTTGGCTGGGCTCTTGGCTTAACTGATTTCTTACTTCCCAGAACTGAGGTCATGGGTGGCCAGGACAATGTGAATGTGGAAAGGCACGATAGATTACGTGATGTACAACATGGTGGAATTCAGCAGCAAGGTCAGGCTCCAGCAGCGCTAGTTGCTGAAAATCCGAACATAAACATCCAAACCACTGGCACTAATGTGGAAGAGTATGACGGTGACGAGACTGATAGCGA GTATAGTTTCATCCTTCGTATTGTGCTGCTGTTGGTGCTCGCATGGATGACCCTGCTGCTCTTGAATTCGTCCGTCATTGTTGTACCAGTTTCATTAGGACGGGCACTCTTCAATTCTATTCCGCTTCTCCCAATAACTCATGGAATTAAGTGCAATG ATCTGTATGCCTTTGTTATTGGAAGCTATGCTATCTGGACTGTTTTAGCTGGAGCAAGGTATTTTGCAGAGCATGTTAAAGCAGGAAGAGCCCAAATTTTGTTTGGCCAAATTTGGAAGTGGTGTGGAATTGTCATCAAGAGTTCTGTATTACTATCAATATGG ATCCTTGTTATTCCTGTGTTAATTGGTCTGCTATTTGAGCTTTTGGTCATAGTGCCAATGAGAGTGCCTGTGGATGAAAGCCCAGTTTTTCTGTTGTATCAGGACTGGGCATTGGGGCTCATCTTTCTTAAGATTTGGACTCGACTG GTTACACTGGATCAGATGGCGCCACTGGTGGACGAGAGCTGGCGGGTAAAATTTGAGAGGGTGAGAGAAGATGGTTTTACCAGGTTGCGCGGGCTTTGGGTGTTGCAAGAGATAGTGACGCCAATCATCATGAAGCTGCTAACTGCACTATGTGTTCCTTATGTGTTTGCCAGAGGGATCTTCCCTGCACTGGGGTACCCACTAATGGTAAATTCAGCCGTCTATAGGTTTGCGTGGATAGGGTCTCTTAGTGTTAGTATTCTGTACTTCTGCGCCAAAAGGTTCCATGTATGGTTCACCAACCTCCATAATTCCATACGTGATGACCGCTATTTGGTTGGTCGTCGGCTTCATAACTTTGGGGAAGAGAAGAGCATGTCAAAAAGAAATGAATCTGAGATAATCTCAGGGTCATTAGAAGATTCTAATCTGCAGGATGCTGGTTTGATTCAGCACCATGAGCAAGACTGGGATGTTGGTTTGAGGCTGAGGCAAGTTAATAATTAG
- the LOC113291582 gene encoding uncharacterized protein LOC113291582, translating to MVISSLKPKTPFHSRSISFPPRSNNPLTLPVEEQLFKLKSSSSLSDEATSTLSPLASMCHKLSGLKDLFNCIDQNLLQSTTTHRVLANKCVNDVLDGTLALLDTCSNAQEVLLQVKECIQDLQLSLRRRRTRDYGHLIDTDVEKYTNSKKKVIKAINRCLKDLKRMENRRSFSMLIENDPDTVAIISVFREVQSITMSTFESLFSTLLSGLGSSSKKPALRGWALVSKLMHTTKCVEMNKKGDEETTTTGMYEIEKLDVALNTFVISCKNSTEAMVEHSVQNVQKRSTEVELSIEAIEVVLELVFKGLIKTRVSLLNILSSNN from the coding sequence ATGGTTATCTCTTCTTTAAAACCGAAAACTCCTTTCCATTCTCGTTCAATAAGTTTTCCACCCAGATCAAACAATCCTCTCACACTTCCAGTAGAAGAACAGCTATTCAAACTAAAATCATCTTCGTCTTTATCCGATGAAGCTACGTCTACATTGTCACCATTAGCATCAATGTGTCACAAATTGAGCGGGCTCAAAGACTTGTTCAACTGTATTGATCAAAATTTACTTCAATCAACGACAACTCATCGAGTGTTAGCCAATAAATGCGTGAACGATGTGTTGGATGGAACTCTTGCTCTGCTCGATACATGTAGCAACGCGCAGGAGGTTTTATTGCAGGTGAAAGAATGTATACAAGATCTTCAATTGTCTCTGCGCAGAAGAAGAACTAGAGATTACGGTCATCTGATTGACACTGATGTTGAGAAATATACAAACTCCAAAAAGAAAGTGATTAAGGCAATCAACAGGTGTCTTAAGGATTTAAAAAGAATGGAGAACAGACGATCTTTCTCTATGCTAATAGAGAACGATCCAGACACCGTCGCCATCATTAGCGTATTCAGAGAAGTTCAATCCATCACCATGTCCACGTTTGAATCTCTATTTTCGACCTTGTTATCTGGGTTGGGATCATCTTCGAAGAAGCCTGCATTGAGGGGTTGGGCTTTGGTTTCGAAACTGATGCACACTACCAAATGTGTAGAAATGAACAAGAAAGGGGATGAAGAGACTACTACTACTGGCATGTATGAAATCGAGAAATTGGATGTTGCGTTAAACACCTTCGTTATCAGCTGTAAGAATTCTACGGAAGCCATGGTAGAGCATAGTGTTCAAAATGTGCAGAAAAGATCGACAGAAGTGGAATTGAGTATTGAGGCAATTGAAGTTGTGCTGGAATTGGTTTTCAAAGGCTTAATCAAAACACGAGTTTCACTTCTTAACATCTTAAGCAGCAATAACTGA
- the LOC113289555 gene encoding uncharacterized protein LOC113289555, whose product MHRNSSHARSRSLPSISHPTVSKAEELLCRLRSSEAVRPSPSASSSSICHDLIDLNNLYECVEDLLQLPLTQQALTGQDRNSKWVDQALDESLMLVDVCGTTRDVLLEMKESVQELESALRRRKCGESVASEVAAYNSSRKKVNKVISKCLGDLRKIENNNSALLEEEPEVASIIRQVEGITHSIFESILSLSIGSKARCGWSLVSKMMHTKSFNSQEKVTGVGEFEKVEVALKSLSCKEIGIRQVQKQLVDLEISIQGFEDGLECVFRHLMRHRVSLLNILSY is encoded by the coding sequence ATGCACAGAAATTCATCTCATGCCAGGTCTAGAAGTTTGCCATCAATATCTCATCCCACTGTATCAAAAGCGGAGGAGCTTCTCTGCAGACTAAGGAGCTCAGAAGCTGTTAGACCCTCTCCATCGGCATCATCATCATCTATATGTCACGATCTGATTGATCTCAACAACTTGTATGAATGTGTTGAGGATTTGCTTCAGTTGCCATTGACGCAGCAAGCCCTCACTGGTCAGGACAGAAACTCAAAATGGGTTGACCAAGCGTTGGATGAGTCTCTCATGCTGGTTGATGTGTGTGGTACTACTAGGGATGTCTTGTTGGAAATGAAGGAGTCTGTACAAGAACTTGAATCAGCTCTCCGTAGACGAAAATGTGGAGAATCTGTTGCAAGTGAAGTGGCTGCATATAACTCCTCTAGAAAGAAGGTGAACAAGGTGATCAGCAAATGCTTGGGAGATCTGagaaaaattgagaacaacaaCTCTGCTCTGTTAGAAGAAGAACCTGAAGTTGCTTCGATTATCAGACAAGTTGAAGGAATCACTCATTCCATCTTTGAGTCCATATTGTCCCTCTCAATTGGATCCAAAGCCCGATGTGGTTGGTCGTTGGTTTCAAAAATGATGCATACCAAAAGTTTCAATAGTCAAGAGAAGGTAACGGGTGTTGGCGAATTTGAGAAGGTAGAAGTTGCATTGAAGAGCTTGTCATGCAAAGAGATTGGCATCAGGCAAGTGCAGAAGCAATTGGTGGATTTGGAAATAAGCATTCAAGGTTTTGAAGATGGATTGGAGTGTGTGTTTAGGCATTTGATGAGACATAGAGTTTCACTTCTCAACATTCTCAGCTACTAA